In one window of Scylla paramamosain isolate STU-SP2022 chromosome 36, ASM3559412v1, whole genome shotgun sequence DNA:
- the LOC135090799 gene encoding LOW QUALITY PROTEIN: uncharacterized protein LOC135090799 (The sequence of the model RefSeq protein was modified relative to this genomic sequence to represent the inferred CDS: deleted 2 bases in 2 codons) produces the protein MLPSRFSGRVSVNHNLDNKVCLEMHVTACTDDDANLSYTVCTAPNLTALADYMHQRAVEERHSVGRGHALPRQLQHRSRRWCNTWSAWTACWPTPRGTRGHVLLPASWQTRPGELEFDPERFPDPVSLSQTLRKKGFHLALTLHPFVSVDAPGFKRPRAACLPRVLHPRHRPGRHAGALHGLRQQRVAARQHGGRRHAAAAAHLRHHGQRGGILERAGDTGAPRPHPGHAGITPSLTWGSSGGRPAVTANSTFDGSRRRPSSPPCRSACCPTYTGRRWTDWPKSTTKSGKPSSYLDCWRRCRPLFRDGSPLITPLALFVPHETEAIKVDDQWMLGDELLVAPVTRRGMQARDLYLPKGIWKDGITGNLRTGGRWIRDYPVPLTKIPYFILRPVDNFRR, from the exons ATGCTGCCCTCCAGGTTCAGCGGCCGCGTGTCGGTCAACCACAACCTGGACAACAAGGTGTGCCTCGAGATGCACGTCACCGCCTGCACCGACGACGACGCTAACCTGAGCTACACCGTGTGCACGGCGCCCAACCTCACGGCGCTGGCCGACTACATGCACCAGCGCGCCGTGGAGGAGAGGCACAGCGTCGGCCGTGGCCATGCCCTCCCTCGTCAACTACAGCAC CGCAGCAGGCGGTGGTGCAATACGTGGAGCGCCTGGACCGCCTGCTGGCCAACACCACGGGGGACGCGTGGCCACGTGCTGCTGCCCGCCTCGTGGCAGACGCGGCCCGGAGAGTTGGAGTTTGACCCCGAGAGGTTCCCTGACCCCGTGAGTCTGTCCCAGACCTTGCGGAAGAAAGGCTTCCATCTGGCGCTCACCCTGCACCCCTTTGTCAGCGTGGACGCCCCGGGCTTCAAG CGCCCACGCGCTGCCTGTCTACCACGAGTACTACACCCCCGACACCGACCCGGACGACACGCTGGTGCACTTCATGGCCTCCGTCAGCAGCGTGTCGCCGCCCGTCAGCACGGAGGGCGCCGTcatgccgccgctgccgcccaCCTTCGTCACCATGGGCAGCGGGGAGGGATCCTGGAAAGAGCTGGAGACACTGGTGCCCCGCGCCCTCACCCTGGCCATGCTGGGATAACCCCTTCATTGACGTGGGGCTCATCGGGGGGCCGCCCCGCGGTGACAGCGAACTCTACATTCGATGGATCGAGGCGGCGACCTTCCTCCCCGCCATGCAG ATCAGCGTGCTGCCCGACATATACGGGGAGGAGGTGGACCGACTGGCCAAAAAGTACCACAAAATCAGGAAAACCATCGTCTTACCTCGACTGCTGGAGAAGGTGCCGGCCGCTCTTCAGGGACGGCTCTCCCCTCATCACGCCCCTCGCCCTCTTCGTGCCGCATGAGACCGAGGCAATCAAAGTGGACGACCAGTGGATGCTAGGCGATGAA CTCCTCGTGGCGCCCGTGACCCGCCGGGGGATGCAAGCCAGGGACCTCTATCTGCCCAAGGGGATCTGGAAAGACGGGATAACAGGGAACTTG AGAACGGGGGGGCGCTGGATAAGGGATTACCCGGTTCCTCTGACGAAAATCCCTTACTTTATCCTTCGCCCTGTTGATAACTTccgcaggtga